A genomic region of Antennarius striatus isolate MH-2024 chromosome 16, ASM4005453v1, whole genome shotgun sequence contains the following coding sequences:
- the mapk8ip3 gene encoding C-Jun-amino-terminal kinase-interacting protein 3 isoform X5, producing MMELQIDEVVYQDDYGSGSVMSERVSGLANSIYREFERLIRSYDEEVVKELMPLVVNVLENLDAVLTENQEHEVELELLKEDNEQLITQYEREKALRKQAEEKFIEFEDALEAEKKDLQVQVEFLELQGKQLELKTKNYSDQITRLEERESDMKKEYNALHQRHTEMIQTYVEHIERTKMQQAGSNSQSEGPGCGRTQRHTWRKSKAERPPSLSLYPNVEGMVRGVLGGARMMPGKDIWQEDGSESDSVAATPSSTGSKSNTPTSSVPSATVTPINEGFLPHSEFDAMRAGNHRKSAKRLSRNMEVQVCQETRNVSIGMGSSDEWSEFQEIIDSTPELDMCLDPRVYGGGNSPSQGIVNEAFGINTDSLYHEIKDAKSDIIGDVDAGAELLGEFSVRDDFFGMGKEVENLLTENKQLLETKNALNIVKNDLIAKVDELSGEQEVLREELEAVRQSKNKVDARVKELEEELKRLRAEALGASRDSKDEGGDDFSSPMQDGDMTMTQRRRFTRVEMARVLMERNQYKERLMELQEAVRWTEMIRASRESPQIQEKKKSTIWQFFARLFSSSSSPPPVKRPYYSVNIHYKSPSPAGFSQRRSHTMCQISTSNRTLEFFPEDDSALLARREQRREQYRQVREHMRRDDGIMQACGWSVPSRFKQTGGQTDSAQDSPLKRQQTANEKEDNRMKNVPVPVYCRPLVEKDPNRKLWCAAGVDLTGWRASSQESVPSKASSGSSDPLHAEEDGSNKKGNSPEKKKLKELQEMDTMSSRVWILTSTHSASKVVIIDANQPGSLVDQFNVCNAHVLCISSVPAASESDYPAGEIVLDPGDGGTGGDEDAGSVEGMLAGITLVGCATNCSVARSNCSSRTDTPIMDKGQAPTAQPMNGKIHPAQSAEEATEATEVPESTTTQTEMGPPGPFTEHVFTDPQPRPADTSDRSTGQSKEETSHPSESEDGGEEAKNYTSAAPTMWLGSQNGWLYVHSAVGNWKKCLHSIKLKDSVLSLVHVKGRVLVALADGTLAIFHRSEDGQWDLSNYHLMDLGRPHHSIRCMAVVHDKVWCGYKNKIHVIQPKSMQIEKSFDAHPRRESQVRQLAWIGDGVWVSIRLDSTLRLYHAHTHQHLQDVDIEPYVSKMLGTGKLGFSFVRITALLIGGNRLWVGTGNGVIISIPLTETVVLHRGQLLGVRANKVSPTSSSGVIHVYSDDGSEKSTGSFIPYCSMAQAQLCFHGHRDAVKFFVSVPGNVLATLNGSVLDSPSEGQGSAAPQETEAQSVHNVLVLSGGEGYIDFRIGDGEDDETEEGENAGAAQIKPALCKAERSHIIVWQVSYIPE from the exons ATGATGGAGCTGCAGATCGACGAGGTGGTCTACCAGGATGACTACGGCTCCGGTTCCGTCATGTCCGAGCGGGTGTCGGGCTTGGCCAACAGCATCTACCGGGAGTTCGAGCGGCTGATCCGCAGCTATGACGAGGAGGTAGTGAAGGAGCTGATGCCGCTGGTGGTGAACGTCCTGGAGAATCTGGACGCGGTGCTGACCGAGAATCAGGAGCACgaagtggagctggagctgctgaaggaGGACAACGAGCAGCTCATCACCCAGTACGAGCGGGAGAAGGCGCTCCGCAAGCAGGCGGAGGAG AAATTCATTGAATTTGAAGATGCACTGGAAGCAGAGAAGAAGGACCTGCAGGTACAGGTGGAGTTCCTGGAGCTGCAGGGAAAACAGCTGGAGCTCAAGACAAAGAACTATTCTGATCAGA tcaCTCGGTTGGAGGAGCGAGAATCCGACATGAAGAAAGAGTACAATGCTCTGCACCAGCGTCACACTGAG ATGATTCAAACATACGTAGAGCACATAGAGCGGACCAAGATGCAGCAGGCGGGgagcaacagccaatcagaaggccCCGGCTGTGGACGAAC TCAACGCCACACATGGAGGAAAAG caaaGCGGAGCGCCCACCATCATTGAGTCTGTACCCCAACGTTGAGGGCATGGTACGTGGGGTTCTCGGGGGGGCTAGGATGATGCCCGGGAAAGACATCTGGCAG GAGGACGGATCAGAGTCTGACTCAGTGGCTGCCACACCCAGCAGCACAGGAAGTAAATCCAACACGCCCACCTCCTCTGTCCCCTCTGCCACCGTCACCCCCATCAATGAGGGCTTCCTGCCACACTCTGAGTTTGATGCAATGCGGGCCGGGAATCACAGGAAAAGTGCGAAGCGGCTAAGCCGGAATATGGAGGTGCAAGTGTGCCAGGAGACCAGGAATGTCAGCATTG GTATGGGAAGCAGCGATGAGTGGTCTGAGTTCCAGGAGATCATAGATTCAACGCCTGAGCTGGACATGTGTCTGGACCCCCGTGTGTACGGAGGAGGAAACAG CCCCTCCCAGGGGATAGTGAATGAGGCCTTTGGCATCAACACCGACTCTCTGTACCACGAGATTAAAGATGCCAAGTCGGACATCATTGGAGATGTAGATGCAGGTGCAGAGCTGCTAG gcGAGTTCTCAG TTCGTGATGATTTCTTCG GGATGGGCAAGGAGGTGGAAAACCTGCTGACAGAGAACAAACAGCTCCTGGAGACCAA AAATGCTCtaaatattgtgaaaaatgACCTTATTGCCAAAGTGGATGAGCTATCGGGTGAGCAAGAGGTGCtgagggaggagctggaggctgTGAGGCAGTCCAAGAACAAGGTCGACGCGAGGGTcaaggagctggaagaggagcTCAAGAG ACTAAGAGCGGAGGCTCTCGGTGCATCTCGGGACTCCAAAGATGAAGGAGGTGATGAT TTTTCGTCACCCATGCAGGACGGGGACATGACGATGACGCAGCGGCGGCGGTTCACACGGGTGGAGATGGCCAGAGTACTGATGGAGAGGAATCAGTACAAAGAgaggctgatggagctgcaggaggctGTCCGGTGGACGGAAATGATCAG AGCGTCCCGGGAGAGTCCTCAAATCCAAGAGAAAAAGAAGTCCACCATCTGGCAATT TTTTGCACGTCTCTTCAGCTCATCATCCAGCCCTCCACCTGTCAAGCGTCCGTACTACAGCGTCAACATCCACTACAAGTCTCCCTCGCCGGCTGGTTTCTCACAGAGACGCAGCCACACCATGTGTCAGATCTCTACCTCCAATCGCACGCTGGAGTTCTTCCCTGAAGA TGATTCGGCACTGTTGGCTCGTCGAGAGCAGAGGCGCGAACAGTACCGTCAGGTCCGTGAGCATATGCGCCGCGATGACGGCATTATGCAGGCCTGTGGCTGGAGCGTGCCATCTCGTTTCAAACAG ACGGGGGGTCAGACGGACAGCGCTCAGGACAGCCCGCTGAAGAGACAACAG ACCGCAAATGAGAAAGAGGACAACCGCATGAAGAACGTGCCCGTCCCGGTCTACTGTCGTCCTCTGGTGGAGAAGGACCCCAATAGGAAG CTCTGGTGCGCTGCAGGGGTGGATCTGACAGGATGGAGGGCCAGCAGCCAGGAGTCGGTACCCTCTAAAGCATCGTCAGGCAGCAGTGACCCCTTACATGCTGAGGAGGATGGATCTAACAAAAAGGGTAACTCCCCAGAGAAAAAGAAG TTGAAGGAGCTCCAGGAAATGGACACCATGAGCAGTCGGGTGTGGATTCTCACCAGCACCCACTCTGCCAGCAAGGTGGTCATCATCGATGCCAATCAGCCGGGCTCACTGGTCGACCAGTTCAACGTTTGCAACGCACACGTGCTCTGCATCTCCAGCGTGCCGG cTGCCAGTGAGAGCGACTACCCGGCAGGAGAGATTGTGTTGGATCCAGGTGATGGAGGAACGGGTGGAGACGAGGACGCCGGCAGCGTGGAGGGCATGCTGGCTGGTATCACTCTTGTTGGCTGTGCCACCAACTGTAGTGTTGCCCGTAGCAACTGCTCCTCACGCACTGACACGCCCATAATGGACAAAGGACAAG CCCCCACTGCTCAACCTATGAACGGGAAGATCCACCCCGCCCAGTCGGCTGAGGAGGCCACCGAGGCCACCGAGGTTCCTGAGTCGACCACTACCCAAACGGAGATGGGGCCTCCGGGGCCGTTTACTGAGCATGTCTTTACTGACCCCCAGCCTCGTCCAGCAGATACTTCTGACAG GAGCACAGGTCAGTCCAAAGAAGAAACTTCTCATCCTTCAGAGTCAGAAGATGGAGGTGAAGAAGCCAAAAACTACACCAGTGCAGCCCCCACTATGTGGCTGGGGTCCCAGAATGGCTG GCTCTACGTCCACTCAGCAGTTGGAAACTGGAAGAAGTGTCTCCACTCCATCAAACTCAAGGACTCTGTGCTCAGTCTGGT GCATGTGAAAGGTCGCGTATTGGTTGCCCTTGCTGATGGGACTCTAGCTATATTCCACAGATCAGAGG ATGGCCAATGGGATTTGTCCAACTACCACCTAATGGACCTTGGTCGacctcatcactctatccgctGCATGGCTGTGGTCCACGATAAGGTTTGGTGCGGCTACAAGAACAAGATCCACGTCATCCAGCCCAAGAGCATGCAGATCGAG AAGTCCTTCGATGCCCATCCTCGTAGGGAGAGTCAGGTGCGGCAGCTAGCATGGATCGGTGACGGGGTGTGGGTGTCGATCCGACTGGACTCCACCCTCCGTCTCTAccacgctcacacacaccagcacctCCAGGACGTGGACATTGAGCCGTACGTCAGTAAGATGCTGG GTACCGGCAAACTGGGCTTCTCTTTTGTCCGAATCACAGCGCTTCTGATTGGTGGAAATCGTCTCTGGGTAGGAACTGGAAATGGCGTCATCATCTCCATCCCCCTGACAGAAA CGGTGGTCCTTCACCGAGGGCAACTCCTTGGTGTGAGGG CCAATAAGGTGTCTCCCACCTCGTCCAGTGGAGTCATCCATGTGTACAGTGACGATGGCTCGGAGAAGAGCACCGGCAGCTTCATCCCATACTGCTCCATGGCACAGGCCCAACTTTGTTTCCATGGACATCGTGATGCTGTCAAGTTCTTCGTCTCTGTACCCG GCAATGTTCTGGCGACCCTGAACGGCAGTGTGTTGGACAGTCCGTCAGAGGGGCAGGGCTCAGCAGCACCCCAAGAGACGGAAGCCCAGAGTGTTCATAATGTGCTGGTACTAAGTGGAGGAGAGGGCTACATTGACTTCCGTATAG gagatggagaggatgatGAGACGGAAGAAGGAGAAAATGCTGGAGCTGCTCAGATCAAACCTGCTCTGTGCAAAGCGGAGCGGAGCCACATTATCGTCTGGCAGGTGTCATACATACCTGAGTGA
- the mapk8ip3 gene encoding C-Jun-amino-terminal kinase-interacting protein 3 isoform X7: MMELQIDEVVYQDDYGSGSVMSERVSGLANSIYREFERLIRSYDEEVVKELMPLVVNVLENLDAVLTENQEHEVELELLKEDNEQLITQYEREKALRKQAEEKFIEFEDALEAEKKDLQVQVEFLELQGKQLELKTKNYSDQITRLEERESDMKKEYNALHQRHTEMIQTYVEHIERTKMQQAGSNSQSEGPGCGRTQRHTWRKSKAERPPSLSLYPNVEGMVRGVLGGARMMPGKDIWQEDGSESDSVAATPSSTGSKSNTPTSSVPSATVTPINEGFLPHSEFDAMRAGNHRKSAKRLSRNMEVQVCQETRNVSIGMGSSDEWSEFQEIIDSTPELDMCLDPRVYGGGNSPSQGIVNEAFGINTDSLYHEIKDAKSDIIGDVDAGAELLGEFSVRDDFFGMGKEVENLLTENKQLLETKNALNIVKNDLIAKVDELSGEQEVLREELEAVRQSKNKVDARVKELEEELKRLRAEALGASRDSKDEGGDDFSSPMQDGDMTMTQRRRFTRVEMARVLMERNQYKERLMELQEAVRWTEMIRASRESPQIQEKKKSTIWQFFARLFSSSSSPPPVKRPYYSVNIHYKSPSPAGFSQRRSHTMCQISTSNRTLEFFPEELASNGVASLLSDSALLARREQRREQYRQVREHMRRDDGIMQACGWSVPSRFKQTANEKEDNRMKNVPVPVYCRPLVEKDPNRKLWCAAGVDLTGWRASSQESVPSKASSGSSDPLHAEEDGSNKKGNSPEKKKLKELQEMDTMSSRVWILTSTHSASKVVIIDANQPGSLVDQFNVCNAHVLCISSVPAASESDYPAGEIVLDPGDGGTGGDEDAGSVEGMLAGITLVGCATNCSVARSNCSSRTDTPIMDKGQAPTAQPMNGKIHPAQSAEEATEATEVPESTTTQTEMGPPGPFTEHVFTDPQPRPADTSDRSTGQSKEETSHPSESEDGGEEAKNYTSAAPTMWLGSQNGWLYVHSAVGNWKKCLHSIKLKDSVLSLVHVKGRVLVALADGTLAIFHRSEDGQWDLSNYHLMDLGRPHHSIRCMAVVHDKVWCGYKNKIHVIQPKSMQIEKSFDAHPRRESQVRQLAWIGDGVWVSIRLDSTLRLYHAHTHQHLQDVDIEPYVSKMLGTGKLGFSFVRITALLIGGNRLWVGTGNGVIISIPLTETVVLHRGQLLGVRANKVSPTSSSGVIHVYSDDGSEKSTGSFIPYCSMAQAQLCFHGHRDAVKFFVSVPGNVLATLNGSVLDSPSEGQGSAAPQETEAQSVHNVLVLSGGEGYIDFRIGDGEDDETEEGENAGAAQIKPALCKAERSHIIVWQVSYIPE, from the exons ATGATGGAGCTGCAGATCGACGAGGTGGTCTACCAGGATGACTACGGCTCCGGTTCCGTCATGTCCGAGCGGGTGTCGGGCTTGGCCAACAGCATCTACCGGGAGTTCGAGCGGCTGATCCGCAGCTATGACGAGGAGGTAGTGAAGGAGCTGATGCCGCTGGTGGTGAACGTCCTGGAGAATCTGGACGCGGTGCTGACCGAGAATCAGGAGCACgaagtggagctggagctgctgaaggaGGACAACGAGCAGCTCATCACCCAGTACGAGCGGGAGAAGGCGCTCCGCAAGCAGGCGGAGGAG AAATTCATTGAATTTGAAGATGCACTGGAAGCAGAGAAGAAGGACCTGCAGGTACAGGTGGAGTTCCTGGAGCTGCAGGGAAAACAGCTGGAGCTCAAGACAAAGAACTATTCTGATCAGA tcaCTCGGTTGGAGGAGCGAGAATCCGACATGAAGAAAGAGTACAATGCTCTGCACCAGCGTCACACTGAG ATGATTCAAACATACGTAGAGCACATAGAGCGGACCAAGATGCAGCAGGCGGGgagcaacagccaatcagaaggccCCGGCTGTGGACGAAC TCAACGCCACACATGGAGGAAAAG caaaGCGGAGCGCCCACCATCATTGAGTCTGTACCCCAACGTTGAGGGCATGGTACGTGGGGTTCTCGGGGGGGCTAGGATGATGCCCGGGAAAGACATCTGGCAG GAGGACGGATCAGAGTCTGACTCAGTGGCTGCCACACCCAGCAGCACAGGAAGTAAATCCAACACGCCCACCTCCTCTGTCCCCTCTGCCACCGTCACCCCCATCAATGAGGGCTTCCTGCCACACTCTGAGTTTGATGCAATGCGGGCCGGGAATCACAGGAAAAGTGCGAAGCGGCTAAGCCGGAATATGGAGGTGCAAGTGTGCCAGGAGACCAGGAATGTCAGCATTG GTATGGGAAGCAGCGATGAGTGGTCTGAGTTCCAGGAGATCATAGATTCAACGCCTGAGCTGGACATGTGTCTGGACCCCCGTGTGTACGGAGGAGGAAACAG CCCCTCCCAGGGGATAGTGAATGAGGCCTTTGGCATCAACACCGACTCTCTGTACCACGAGATTAAAGATGCCAAGTCGGACATCATTGGAGATGTAGATGCAGGTGCAGAGCTGCTAG gcGAGTTCTCAG TTCGTGATGATTTCTTCG GGATGGGCAAGGAGGTGGAAAACCTGCTGACAGAGAACAAACAGCTCCTGGAGACCAA AAATGCTCtaaatattgtgaaaaatgACCTTATTGCCAAAGTGGATGAGCTATCGGGTGAGCAAGAGGTGCtgagggaggagctggaggctgTGAGGCAGTCCAAGAACAAGGTCGACGCGAGGGTcaaggagctggaagaggagcTCAAGAG ACTAAGAGCGGAGGCTCTCGGTGCATCTCGGGACTCCAAAGATGAAGGAGGTGATGAT TTTTCGTCACCCATGCAGGACGGGGACATGACGATGACGCAGCGGCGGCGGTTCACACGGGTGGAGATGGCCAGAGTACTGATGGAGAGGAATCAGTACAAAGAgaggctgatggagctgcaggaggctGTCCGGTGGACGGAAATGATCAG AGCGTCCCGGGAGAGTCCTCAAATCCAAGAGAAAAAGAAGTCCACCATCTGGCAATT TTTTGCACGTCTCTTCAGCTCATCATCCAGCCCTCCACCTGTCAAGCGTCCGTACTACAGCGTCAACATCCACTACAAGTCTCCCTCGCCGGCTGGTTTCTCACAGAGACGCAGCCACACCATGTGTCAGATCTCTACCTCCAATCGCACGCTGGAGTTCTTCCCTGAAGA ACTGGCCAGTAACGGTGTTGCGTCTCTCCTCAGTGATTCGGCACTGTTGGCTCGTCGAGAGCAGAGGCGCGAACAGTACCGTCAGGTCCGTGAGCATATGCGCCGCGATGACGGCATTATGCAGGCCTGTGGCTGGAGCGTGCCATCTCGTTTCAAACAG ACCGCAAATGAGAAAGAGGACAACCGCATGAAGAACGTGCCCGTCCCGGTCTACTGTCGTCCTCTGGTGGAGAAGGACCCCAATAGGAAG CTCTGGTGCGCTGCAGGGGTGGATCTGACAGGATGGAGGGCCAGCAGCCAGGAGTCGGTACCCTCTAAAGCATCGTCAGGCAGCAGTGACCCCTTACATGCTGAGGAGGATGGATCTAACAAAAAGGGTAACTCCCCAGAGAAAAAGAAG TTGAAGGAGCTCCAGGAAATGGACACCATGAGCAGTCGGGTGTGGATTCTCACCAGCACCCACTCTGCCAGCAAGGTGGTCATCATCGATGCCAATCAGCCGGGCTCACTGGTCGACCAGTTCAACGTTTGCAACGCACACGTGCTCTGCATCTCCAGCGTGCCGG cTGCCAGTGAGAGCGACTACCCGGCAGGAGAGATTGTGTTGGATCCAGGTGATGGAGGAACGGGTGGAGACGAGGACGCCGGCAGCGTGGAGGGCATGCTGGCTGGTATCACTCTTGTTGGCTGTGCCACCAACTGTAGTGTTGCCCGTAGCAACTGCTCCTCACGCACTGACACGCCCATAATGGACAAAGGACAAG CCCCCACTGCTCAACCTATGAACGGGAAGATCCACCCCGCCCAGTCGGCTGAGGAGGCCACCGAGGCCACCGAGGTTCCTGAGTCGACCACTACCCAAACGGAGATGGGGCCTCCGGGGCCGTTTACTGAGCATGTCTTTACTGACCCCCAGCCTCGTCCAGCAGATACTTCTGACAG GAGCACAGGTCAGTCCAAAGAAGAAACTTCTCATCCTTCAGAGTCAGAAGATGGAGGTGAAGAAGCCAAAAACTACACCAGTGCAGCCCCCACTATGTGGCTGGGGTCCCAGAATGGCTG GCTCTACGTCCACTCAGCAGTTGGAAACTGGAAGAAGTGTCTCCACTCCATCAAACTCAAGGACTCTGTGCTCAGTCTGGT GCATGTGAAAGGTCGCGTATTGGTTGCCCTTGCTGATGGGACTCTAGCTATATTCCACAGATCAGAGG ATGGCCAATGGGATTTGTCCAACTACCACCTAATGGACCTTGGTCGacctcatcactctatccgctGCATGGCTGTGGTCCACGATAAGGTTTGGTGCGGCTACAAGAACAAGATCCACGTCATCCAGCCCAAGAGCATGCAGATCGAG AAGTCCTTCGATGCCCATCCTCGTAGGGAGAGTCAGGTGCGGCAGCTAGCATGGATCGGTGACGGGGTGTGGGTGTCGATCCGACTGGACTCCACCCTCCGTCTCTAccacgctcacacacaccagcacctCCAGGACGTGGACATTGAGCCGTACGTCAGTAAGATGCTGG GTACCGGCAAACTGGGCTTCTCTTTTGTCCGAATCACAGCGCTTCTGATTGGTGGAAATCGTCTCTGGGTAGGAACTGGAAATGGCGTCATCATCTCCATCCCCCTGACAGAAA CGGTGGTCCTTCACCGAGGGCAACTCCTTGGTGTGAGGG CCAATAAGGTGTCTCCCACCTCGTCCAGTGGAGTCATCCATGTGTACAGTGACGATGGCTCGGAGAAGAGCACCGGCAGCTTCATCCCATACTGCTCCATGGCACAGGCCCAACTTTGTTTCCATGGACATCGTGATGCTGTCAAGTTCTTCGTCTCTGTACCCG GCAATGTTCTGGCGACCCTGAACGGCAGTGTGTTGGACAGTCCGTCAGAGGGGCAGGGCTCAGCAGCACCCCAAGAGACGGAAGCCCAGAGTGTTCATAATGTGCTGGTACTAAGTGGAGGAGAGGGCTACATTGACTTCCGTATAG gagatggagaggatgatGAGACGGAAGAAGGAGAAAATGCTGGAGCTGCTCAGATCAAACCTGCTCTGTGCAAAGCGGAGCGGAGCCACATTATCGTCTGGCAGGTGTCATACATACCTGAGTGA